Proteins from a genomic interval of Fusarium oxysporum Fo47 chromosome I, complete sequence:
- a CDS encoding SGNH hydrolase-type esterase domain-containing protein produces MPRKTLRILCFGDSLTSGYFCHGMDSHPYALKLEDRLTGTFPEVDFEIVLNAVPGDVASFKRFKDRMDAAWEDKSYDWTIILGGTNDIAYGVPPENIFSALKDIYDVPLSRESKVLALTVPECQSKSKRGTSSRNELNQSILKNKDTGYYAFDLHSKIPYHSLSERDRERYWDDGLHLRDEGYDWMGNHIADALIDILWSEGTFEEPPNSKPSEVLALEDELQFDEEDGNPRNINEGYVVVRKKDLD; encoded by the exons ATGCCTCGCAAGACGCTTCGTATACTATGCTTTGGAGACTCCCTAACCTCGGGATATTTCTGCCATGGCATGGACTCACATCCATACGCTCTCAAGCTGGAAGACCGGCTCACCGGGACGTTTCCCGAAGTGGACTTTGAGATCGTGCTGAATGCTGTGCCAGGCGATGTTGCTTCTTTCAAGCGCTTCAAAGATAGAATGGATGCTGCTT GGGAGGATAAATCTTACGACTGGACAATTATCCTCGGCGGTACGAA CGATATAGCGTACGGTGTCCCGCCTGAAAATATCTTTTCCGCCCTTAAGGATATATACGATGTCCCTCTGAGCCGAGAATCCAAGGTCCTCGCTCTAACGGTCCCTGAGTGCCAGTCAAAAAGCAAGAGAGGCACGTCGTCAAGAAACGAGCTCAACCAGAGcatcctcaagaacaaggacacGGGATA TTACGCCTTTGACCTTCATTCCAAGATACCCTACCATTCGCTCTCAGAACGGGATCGCGAAAGGTACTGGGATGACGGTCTCCATCTTCGAGACGAGGGCTACGACTGGATGGGTAATCACATCGCCGACGCCCTCATAGACATCCTCTGGAGCGAAGGCACATTTGAAGAGCCCCCCAACTCCAAACCCTCAGAAGTCTTGGCACTGGAGGATGAACTCCAGttcgatgaagaggatggcAACCCTCGGAATATCAATGAAGGATACGTGGTAGTCCGCAAGAAAGACTTGGACTAA